The Erwinia billingiae Eb661 nucleotide sequence TATGTTAAAAACGAAACAGTATTGGATTTTGTGAGATTACTAGCGCAATTTGAGGTGATAACTTTAGATTTTATTTTTTCCATAATTGATAGGGATGAATGTCTACCTATCCTCGAAGAATTGATTGCAGAAAGCATTTGTGAATTAGTTGGCTCGGATGGAGAAATGGTAAGACTAAATGATATCGTCAGAGATTACATAAAAAGGAATAGGCTAAAAATAAATGAAGACCATAACAAAAAGTTAAATTCAGTCGTAAGAAATATTGTTAATAATGAAGAACTTATAGAGGCAAACTCATCAGTTTACGTATTCACAATTAAAGAAATGCTGAAGTCAGAGGAATACATTGACCCTAAATACCTCATACCATCACATTACCTAAGGTGCATGAAAGATCTTTATAACACCAAAGGATCACTAGATAAAGTTATATCATTAGCTGATGCTATCCTACAAAAAGAAAACAACATGGAAAGCGGTGTGGTTCAAGATGTCAGATATTACCTCTGTCTTGCCTTAGCTAAAAAGTCAGATCGTAGACTATTGGCAGAAGTTCAAAAAATACGCGGAGACGAACATAAGTTTCTATTGGGTTTTTATTTCAGAAAATGCGGAAGATTTTCTGACGCCTTGAAACAGTTTGAAAGTATAATAAATGCACCTTATGTCGACACACGAGCTAAACGCGAACTTGTACAAGTTTACACGCATCTTGAAGAATACGATAAAGCCTTAAATTACGCCAAGAAAAACTACGAAGAAAATAGAAGTAATCAATTCCATTGCCAAGCTTATTTCAACTGCCTTATAAATTCTCAGCACAGAGTAGAAAACGACAATTCCACGCTTAAGGAAATAATAAACATGTTATTGGCCATAGACTCTGAGCAGTCTAACGAAATGGCAAAAATAGCATCCGCGATGTATGCTGCAAAAATAGAAAATGATGAAACAAAATCTATTGATGAGATTAATGATTGTATTTCCATGCATCCTGAAAGTCCTTACCCTTTACTCGCAAAGTGTGATGTTGGACTCAAATTTAAATCAAGTGATATTATCGCTGAAGCATTGCAGTCTTTGGAAAAAATGAGAAGAAGAAAAGTAGTGTCGGAACGAACATTAATAACCTATCAAGCTTATCTAGCAGCCTTACAAGGTGATGAGAATGGTGCTAATAAGATTATAGCGGGTGAAATCTCAAGGTATCCTCATGAAGCCAAGGAAAGAATATTTAAAAGAATAAAGGATTGCGCCGGGAAAAATTAATTTTAAATAAATGAAGGCATCTGATAATGCCTTCATTTATATGATTTTTTATTCAATCATTTTTTTGCATAGTCAAATGGTGAGATATAGCATTCCCTATTTATTGAAAGATAGTCTGCCCACCATTGGACCATTAAGCATCTTTCATCCAAATGCTCTGAAGTATGAATGTAAGCAGCGCGTACGTTATTACGCTCAGAGTG carries:
- a CDS encoding toll/interleukin-1 receptor domain-containing protein, producing the protein MIKAFLSHSSKDKEHYVRNVANWLGKENIIYDEFTFEEGEKTLDQIMEGLGESELFVLFISNSALESKWVRKEIIESKALYDAGVILKIFPIIIDSNINHEDKRIPAWLRKHYNLQPITRTKIAASRIKNHLYKISWQKHPKLEKINSLFVGRNEKLEEFEERINDYAKKKPTVIFSSGLIGIGRRTFLSKALIKSNIQKSQITPYAIYLDRNESIEDFILKLNDLGIIDINESALSLSEKSIEEKQEIIIKILNEAYKAKETIFFLDDGCIINYKRELSSWFRTMVEKCNNFNYPVLCIASRYRVNFSNRPRDDRFYFIELSELNTKERKRLLSQLLEIEEIRDLDTSNFNNICDLLTGLPEQVKFAIELIKDKSIIPFENKFPMLSDFNNDKASIQLQRYVKNETVLDFVRLLAQFEVITLDFIFSIIDRDECLPILEELIAESICELVGSDGEMVRLNDIVRDYIKRNRLKINEDHNKKLNSVVRNIVNNEELIEANSSVYVFTIKEMLKSEEYIDPKYLIPSHYLRCMKDLYNTKGSLDKVISLADAILQKENNMESGVVQDVRYYLCLALAKKSDRRLLAEVQKIRGDEHKFLLGFYFRKCGRFSDALKQFESIINAPYVDTRAKRELVQVYTHLEEYDKALNYAKKNYEENRSNQFHCQAYFNCLINSQHRVENDNSTLKEIINMLLAIDSEQSNEMAKIASAMYAAKIENDETKSIDEINDCISMHPESPYPLLAKCDVGLKFKSSDIIAEALQSLEKMRRRKVVSERTLITYQAYLAALQGDENGANKIIAGEISRYPHEAKERIFKRIKDCAGKN